ATTTAAAAGAAGATGCTATTGTAGGCGGTATGTTTAGTATAATAATTTCTTTTAATGCATTTCCTTCCTTTATAATGCTTTTTATTTGGGTTTTTCTTGCCATACCATTTGCCATACATAGAAATAAATTGAATCTCGAAAAAACAGTTGAAACAAATTATGATAATTAAAGATATCTTCAGGAAATTTAGAATAGAAATGTTTTGTCTGCTTTTGATAGCATACGCATTTGTATTTAAAATTTCTTTAGCAACACCATTTATCATCCTTTTACTGCTTTTGAATATTTCAAAAATAAAAAAACAGAATCAAAATAGAACCATTGAAATGCTGGCTTTACTATTTGGCTCCATTTATTTTTTATATGTTCTCTCCTTCATTTTTCATTTCGATGTTACGTCAAGATTGATTGTGAGATCGTTAGGATTTATATTTATTCTAGGATTGTTTTTAATAAAGAAATTTAGTTTTCAGGAGATAAAGTATTTTGTTTTTTTCTTTTTAGTTTTGCAATTGATACATCTTGTATATATAGATTTTATCGTAGTTCAGTATCAGCTTTTTTCGGTTTCAAAAAGTTTTGAAAATTTTAATGCATTAGTCGAAAATAAATTCATTATTGAGAGGCCATATTTTTCTTTAAATTGTTTATTATCAATTTTTTGTATAAAATTTTTACTTGATCATTCTATATTTAAAAGAAGTTTTTTATACATATATATAGGCTTAATAATATTTACGTTATTCATTATTGCAGCAAGATTGGCAATGGGCATTTCGATTTTATTATGCTTTTTTATCTTTCTAAAAGAAAGAAAAAGCATTTATCTTTTTTTAGGTGTTTTAACTATTATAACTCTTGTAATTTTAACTAATGAATATACACTGCAAAGATTAGTGTTAGAAAAAGGCGAGCCAAGAACTGTAATCTGGAAATGTGCAAAAAATATAGTTGATGAAAAGGATTTTAATTATTTAACAGGAACTTTTAGCAGCGAAGAAGTCGATAAAAAACTAATAGATTGTTATAATTCTAGAGAAGTTTTAAGTGGCCCATATTGGTGGATCGGAAAAAACAATTATAATTATAATACGCATAATCAATATATTTGGTTCTTTGTTTCTTATGGTTTTATAGGTCTTGCTTTATTTTTAGGAATATTTGCAATACAATTTTGGAATTTTGTAAAAAATAAAAATGTGTATTCTTTCTTTTTTATTCTAATCTTTTCATTTCAAAGTTTATTTGAAAACCTCTTAAGCAGACAATTGGGAATTTATTTGTTTTTATGGTTTTGCTGCCTCTTTGTAATTAAACCCGAAAATACGATTAATGATGAAAAATAAAATAATAGTCAATGGTCGTTTTTTAACTCAAAAAAGTACTGGTGTTCAGAGAGTAGCGACGGAAATAAGTAAATATTTTCAAGAACATTATAAGGAAGAAGTCGTTTTCTTATGTCCCAAAAAAAAACTTTTAAACCCAAATGCAGAATCTCTTAATTGTGTAAAATTTGGCTATTTTTCAGGATACTTTTGGGAGCAAATTGAACTACCTCTTTTTTTATTTAGAAATAAAGTTTCTTTATTAATCAATTTTTGCAATACAGCCCCCATTCTTTTCAAGAAAAATTTAATTGTCATCCATGATATGGCAGTAAAGGAAAATAAAAGCTGGTTTAATTGGAAATTTGTTTTAGTTTACAATATTTTGTTTTTCTTTAATTTGAAGAATGCTTTAAAAATTATAACAGTTAGTAATTTTTCTAAAAAGGAAATTTTAAAGTTTTACCCAGATATTCAGCAGTCAGCAATAGAGGTTGTTTATTTGGGTAGTTTTTTAAATTTTAATGAAGAAGAATATAAAAAAGGAGATTACTTTATTGCAGTAAATTCTTTAAATTCGAGGAAAAATATTAAAGTAATATTGGAAGCCTTTGAACATTTAGATCCAAATAAATACAAACTCAGAATTATTGGAAATACATTTGATAATATATTTAATAATGATTCTTTAAAGTTTAATTCTAATATTACGTTCTTAAACGAAATCTCTGATGCTGAATTAATGAAGGAAATATCAGAAGCAAAAGCGTTTATAAATGCTTCTTTTTATGAGGGTTTTGGACTTACGGCAATTGAAGCAATGAGTGTTTATACACCATGTATTTTGTCGGATATTCCAGTATACAGAGAATTATATAATGATACTGCATTGTTTTTTAAAACAGATAATGCAATGGAATTAGCACAAAAAATAGAAAATTTAACATATTCGGATAACTATAAAGATATATGTAAACGCTCATTTGAGGCCTCTCAAAAGTTTAGTTGGAAAGCCGCATCTAATACTTATATTTCTATAGTTGAAAATCTTAAAAATAAAAGACAAATTGAAAAAAGCCCTAATTAGCGATTGGTATTATGTAAATGGAGGAGCCGAAAAAGTGATTCATTCTATCAATTCAATTTGGAATGATTTTGATCATTTTGCGCTAATTGATTTTTTGAATGAAGAAGATCGAAAATTTATTTTGAATGGAAAAAAAGCTAAAACCAGTTTTATTCAAAAACTTCCGACTGTTAAAAAAAACCATCGTAAATTTTTACAGCTTTTTCCCATTGCAATAGAACAATTTGATTTAACGGATTACGATTTAATAATCAGTTCTTCTTCGGCTGTTGCAAAAGGAATTAAAGTAAATAAAAACCAATTGCATATTTGTTACTGTCACTCGCCAATGCGCTACGCTTGGGATTTAAGAGAGCAATATTTAAAAGATGCTGGATTAACTAAAGGCTTAAAAGGATTTTATGCGAAATCAGTTTTAGATAAAATCCAAAAATGGGATCTTTCAAACTCAGAAAACGTTGATTACTTTATAGCTAATTCTAAGCATATTGCGCAAAGAATAAAAAAGACCTACAATCAAGATTCTGTGGTAATTTATCCGCCTGTAGATGTTGATTTTTTTGGTTTAGAAGAAACAAAAGAAGACTATTATTTAACAGCTTCACGAATGGTAGCGTATAAAAAAACGCAACTTATTGTAGAAGCCTTTAATGGATTGCCTCATTTAAAACTGATCGTTGCAGGAGAAGGACCAGAATTAGAAAAGCTTCAAAGAATAGCCAAAAACAATATACAATTTGTTGGTTATGTCGAAAACAAGAAGCTCAGAAGTTTAATGCAGAAAGCAAAAGCTTTTATTTTTGCAGCAGAAGAAGATTTTGGAATTATTCCAGTTGAAGTGCAAGCCTGTGGAACCCCTGTTATCGCTTTGTCAAAAGGCGGTACTTTGGAAACTGTTGTTGAAAATCAAACAGGAATTTTCTTTGACGAACAGACCGCAGAGAAAATTAAAGAAGCAGTAATTCATTTTGGAACTAAAAATTTTGAACCTAAAATAATTCGCGAACATGCGATTAAATTTTCAAAACAACGATTTGAAAATGAGATAAAAGAATTTGTTGATATAAAATTTAAAGAGCATCAACAGTTACTGAATACAAGATAAATTGAAATTATAAGCAAAAAAAACTTTTCAAATCAACTACATTTGCGTTGAATAAACAAATATCATGAAAAGAATACTTATCACCGGAGCGGCAGGATTTTTAGGATCACACTTATGTGACAGATTTATCAAAGAAGGTTATTTTGTAATCGGAATGGATAATCTGATTACGGGAGATCTTAAAAATATTGAACATCTATTCAAACTAGAAAACTTCGAGTTTTATCATCATGATATCACCAAGTTTGTCCATGTTCCAGGTGATTTAGATTATATATTGCATTTTGCTTCGCCGGCAAGTCCGATAGACTATTTAAAAATTCCGATTCAGACTTTGAAAGTAGGATCTTTAGGAACGCATAATCTACTTGGATTGGCAAGAGTAAAAAAGGCTAGAATTTTAATTGCATCGACCTCTGAAGTTTATGGCGATCCATTGGTTCATCCTCAAACCGAAGAATATTATGGAAACGTAAACACCATTGGTCCGCGTGGCGTTTATGACGAAGCCAAACGTTTTCAGGAATCAATCACGATGGCCTATCATACTTTTCACGGAGTAGAAACCAGAATCGTTCGTATTTTTAATACTTACGGACCAAGAATGCGATTGAATGACGGACGTGTAATTCCTGCTTTTATCGGACAAGCACTTCGCGGAGAAGATTTAACAATTTTTGGAGATGGTATGCAGACCCGTTCTTTCTGCTACGTAGATGATCAGGTTGAAGGTATTTACAGATTGTTGCATTCCGATTATGTGTATCCTGTAAATATTGGAAATCCAGATGAAATTACGATTAAAGATTTTGCAGAAGAAATCATAAAACTGACAGGAACAAACCAGAAAGTAGTGTATCATCCTTTGCCGATAAACGATCCATTACAGCGTCAGCCAGACACCACAAAAGCAAAAGAATTGTTAGGATGGGAAGCGAAAGTAAGTCGTTCTGAAGGAATGAAAATTACCTATGATTATTTCAGGTCACTTTCAAAAGAAGAACTTTCAAAAGAAGAACACAAAGATTTTTCGAGTTATATCAAATAATAAAAGGGGAAATATTCTAAAAATATTTCCCCTTTTCATTTATAACAAATTTGCTTAAAAAGCATCACTTTCAATCAATTTCTTCATTTGTTCATCAAGATTAAAATTCCTTTGTGCATGAAGAAAAATAGTCTTTTTCATGCTTTGAATTTTATCTTTTCCTGTTTCTGAAATTTGTTTTAACGCAGCATTTAAACCTACAAAATCTTCTACAGGAACAACCCAGCCTAAATTATTTTCTTCAACAATGGATTCTCCTTCGCCCCCGCCAAAATAAAGAATAGGAAATCCTAAAGCGCTGTATTCGAATATTTTTGAAGGAACAGAACCGTAAATTCTTGTTTTAAGCGGGACAAGAGCAATGTCTAAAGTCATTAATTTTTCATGCAAAACACTGCGATCTAACATTCCGTGAAAGATAATTTTCTGCATCGGATTCTGGTTCATATAGTTTACGATTTGGGCTTTCTCAGCACCATCTCCAAAAATATGCAATTCGACATTCAGATCTTCTAAATTCAATTGCTGAATAAGCTCAAAAATGCCTTGAGCAACGCCCAACAATCCCGCATAGAACAATTTTATTGGTTCGTTAGCATTTTCATTTTTAGAAATACTATTTTCCACAAAATGATCAGGATAATTACGGTACAAAAAGCATTTCTTCCCAGGAAAAATCGAATGAATATGATCTATAATTTCATTTGACTGACCAAAAATATGCGTAGCTTTTTTGTAGATAAAACGTTCTATAAAAAGAAGTATTTTATGCGAAATACTGTTTTTCTTCAAAACTTGAAGTTCAATAGCGGCAGTCGGCCAAAGATCTGAAACATTCAAAATTATTTTTTTTCTTTTGATCCAAAGCGCTAAAACAGAAACAAAAGACAATAGCAATGGTGGCGATTGTACAATTACTTTTTTTGGTGTTTTAGCAAATAATAAATAAAAAAATAAAACACTTGAAAACGAAAATGTCGAAACAATTCTTTTAAAAATGTTAGAACTGTTACTGGGATAAATCCAAAGACGTTTTAAAGTAATATTCTGAATTTTTTCTGTAACCGAAAATCTGCCTTTATATTCTGGGAAAAGTTCGCCTTTTGGATAATTTGGGAGTGGGGAAATCACAGAAACTTCATACCCGTTTTGGTTTAATTTTAGTGCCAATTGCTCAATTCGATTGGCGGCCGCACCTTTTTCTGGCGGATAATAATTGGATATAATTAAAATGTCATTCATTATTTCTTATCCAATAAAATTGAAATAATTCTTTCAGAAGCTTTTCCGTCCCATAATTCTGGAATGCCACTTTTTCTCGGGCCATTTTGTAAAAATGTACCAAAAACTTTTTTCAAATTTTCTAAAGAAGTTCCCACAATTGTATTAGAACCAATGGTTTCTGTTTCAGGTCTTTCGGTGTTATCACGCATCGTAAAACACGGAATTCCTAGAACAGTTGTTTCTTCAGAAATTCCACCACTGTCTGTGATAACCGCAAAACTATTTTTGATTAAATACATGAAATTGAGATAACCTTGAGGCGAAACAAAAATGATATTTTTAAACTCAATTTTGCTTTCGCTTAAAATTGCCTGCGTTCTTGGGTGAATTGGAAAAATTATTTTTTTGTCGTTTACTAACAAATCAATTCCGTGAAGTAAATCAATAAGCGATGAAACTTCGTCAACATTTGCGGGACGATGTAATGTTAAGATGATATAGTTTTTCTCTTGTAATTGATGTTCGTTCCAAAAATCAGGCGATGCAATTCTGTTGATATTTTGATATAAAGTATCGATCATCACATTCCCCACAAAATGAACATTTTCTGGATCTGAACCTAACTTTAATAAATTTTCTGAAGCTGATGTTGAGGTTGTAAAAAAGTAATCAGTAATACTATCCGTCAGCATTCTGTTAATTTCTTCGGGCATTGTTAAGTCTCCAGAACGAATTCCGGCTTCGACATGTGCAACTTTTGTATTACATTTTTTTGCGACAATTGAGCATGCCATTGTTGAGTTTACATCGCCAACAACCAAAACTAAATCGCAAGGATTTTGAATTAATTCTTTTTCAAAAGCAATCATAATCGCTGCCGTCTGTTCGGCTTGAGAACCACTTTTTACTTCTAAATTTATATCTGGTTGCGGAATGTTTAATTCTTCAAAAAAAGTATCGCTTAGGTTTTTATCATAATGCTGGCCAGTATGAACCAAACGAAATGAAATATCAACACCTTCATTTTGCTTGTTTTTTACTGTATTAATAATTGGCGCTATTTTAATAAAATTTGGTCTTGCGCCTGCAATTATGGTAATTTTCATAGCTGATTAGATTCTTGAATTTAAATTTTCTTGTGGCAAAAGTAAAGTTTAAATCGGAATCTGAGTAGATTGAGATAATTTCTTCAAATTTTTTATAATTTTTAATATTATCAGTGCTTTTCTTGTGATAATTGGAGCTCACAATTTGTGATTTCAAATGCAATAAGCTTTGAATAAAAGTAATTAAAACTTGAAGCCACAACTTATTACCTTAAAGAATTAATTATTTTTATAACCAATCTTCACTCTTTCAGATTCATTTTCTTTTTTCTCCGTTAATTCATCTAGATAAGAAAATACCAAT
The Flavobacterium humidisoli DNA segment above includes these coding regions:
- a CDS encoding O-antigen ligase family protein — translated: MGISILLCFFIFLKERKSIYLFLGVLTIITLVILTNEYTLQRLVLEKGEPRTVIWKCAKNIVDEKDFNYLTGTFSSEEVDKKLIDCYNSREVLSGPYWWIGKNNYNYNTHNQYIWFFVSYGFIGLALFLGIFAIQFWNFVKNKNVYSFFFILIFSFQSLFENLLSRQLGIYLFLWFCCLFVIKPENTINDEK
- a CDS encoding glycosyltransferase family 4 protein, giving the protein MMKNKIIVNGRFLTQKSTGVQRVATEISKYFQEHYKEEVVFLCPKKKLLNPNAESLNCVKFGYFSGYFWEQIELPLFLFRNKVSLLINFCNTAPILFKKNLIVIHDMAVKENKSWFNWKFVLVYNILFFFNLKNALKIITVSNFSKKEILKFYPDIQQSAIEVVYLGSFLNFNEEEYKKGDYFIAVNSLNSRKNIKVILEAFEHLDPNKYKLRIIGNTFDNIFNNDSLKFNSNITFLNEISDAELMKEISEAKAFINASFYEGFGLTAIEAMSVYTPCILSDIPVYRELYNDTALFFKTDNAMELAQKIENLTYSDNYKDICKRSFEASQKFSWKAASNTYISIVENLKNKRQIEKSPN
- a CDS encoding glycosyltransferase, whose amino-acid sequence is MKKALISDWYYVNGGAEKVIHSINSIWNDFDHFALIDFLNEEDRKFILNGKKAKTSFIQKLPTVKKNHRKFLQLFPIAIEQFDLTDYDLIISSSSAVAKGIKVNKNQLHICYCHSPMRYAWDLREQYLKDAGLTKGLKGFYAKSVLDKIQKWDLSNSENVDYFIANSKHIAQRIKKTYNQDSVVIYPPVDVDFFGLEETKEDYYLTASRMVAYKKTQLIVEAFNGLPHLKLIVAGEGPELEKLQRIAKNNIQFVGYVENKKLRSLMQKAKAFIFAAEEDFGIIPVEVQACGTPVIALSKGGTLETVVENQTGIFFDEQTAEKIKEAVIHFGTKNFEPKIIREHAIKFSKQRFENEIKEFVDIKFKEHQQLLNTR
- a CDS encoding UDP-glucuronic acid decarboxylase family protein yields the protein MKRILITGAAGFLGSHLCDRFIKEGYFVIGMDNLITGDLKNIEHLFKLENFEFYHHDITKFVHVPGDLDYILHFASPASPIDYLKIPIQTLKVGSLGTHNLLGLARVKKARILIASTSEVYGDPLVHPQTEEYYGNVNTIGPRGVYDEAKRFQESITMAYHTFHGVETRIVRIFNTYGPRMRLNDGRVIPAFIGQALRGEDLTIFGDGMQTRSFCYVDDQVEGIYRLLHSDYVYPVNIGNPDEITIKDFAEEIIKLTGTNQKVVYHPLPINDPLQRQPDTTKAKELLGWEAKVSRSEGMKITYDYFRSLSKEELSKEEHKDFSSYIK
- a CDS encoding glycosyltransferase family 4 protein, whose protein sequence is MNDILIISNYYPPEKGAAANRIEQLALKLNQNGYEVSVISPLPNYPKGELFPEYKGRFSVTEKIQNITLKRLWIYPSNSSNIFKRIVSTFSFSSVLFFYLLFAKTPKKVIVQSPPLLLSFVSVLALWIKRKKIILNVSDLWPTAAIELQVLKKNSISHKILLFIERFIYKKATHIFGQSNEIIDHIHSIFPGKKCFLYRNYPDHFVENSISKNENANEPIKLFYAGLLGVAQGIFELIQQLNLEDLNVELHIFGDGAEKAQIVNYMNQNPMQKIIFHGMLDRSVLHEKLMTLDIALVPLKTRIYGSVPSKIFEYSALGFPILYFGGGEGESIVEENNLGWVVPVEDFVGLNAALKQISETGKDKIQSMKKTIFLHAQRNFNLDEQMKKLIESDAF
- the wecB gene encoding non-hydrolyzing UDP-N-acetylglucosamine 2-epimerase; this translates as MKITIIAGARPNFIKIAPIINTVKNKQNEGVDISFRLVHTGQHYDKNLSDTFFEELNIPQPDINLEVKSGSQAEQTAAIMIAFEKELIQNPCDLVLVVGDVNSTMACSIVAKKCNTKVAHVEAGIRSGDLTMPEEINRMLTDSITDYFFTTSTSASENLLKLGSDPENVHFVGNVMIDTLYQNINRIASPDFWNEHQLQEKNYIILTLHRPANVDEVSSLIDLLHGIDLLVNDKKIIFPIHPRTQAILSESKIEFKNIIFVSPQGYLNFMYLIKNSFAVITDSGGISEETTVLGIPCFTMRDNTERPETETIGSNTIVGTSLENLKKVFGTFLQNGPRKSGIPELWDGKASERIISILLDKK